A window of the Desulforapulum autotrophicum HRM2 genome harbors these coding sequences:
- a CDS encoding electron transport complex protein RnfA, translating into MNYLVDIILIALSAALINNFVLYYFVGICPFIGVSRRVDMAFGMGCAVTFVITIAAFLSWTITTMVLIPGAPLSSFVAGFFLSKEAASTIDLTVLSYIVYIFSIASSVQFVEMYVRKFFPILYKSFGVFLPLITTNCAILFACLTIMSNVVGVENPADAWDLWHSLTLAFFGGVGFTIAIVIMSGIREDLELCDIPEPFKGAAITLVVGGILALSFMGFTGVDSGLRKAMTPAQETAMVLPLEPAQTAMIEFNQGGMDQ; encoded by the coding sequence ATGAACTACCTTGTGGATATTATTCTGATCGCACTGAGTGCAGCGCTGATCAACAACTTTGTACTATACTATTTTGTGGGTATTTGTCCGTTCATCGGCGTTTCAAGACGGGTGGACATGGCCTTTGGCATGGGATGCGCCGTTACCTTTGTCATAACCATTGCCGCCTTTTTAAGCTGGACCATCACCACCATGGTATTGATCCCGGGAGCGCCGCTCTCCTCGTTTGTCGCAGGTTTTTTTCTGTCCAAAGAGGCTGCCTCAACCATCGATTTAACGGTACTAAGCTACATTGTCTACATCTTTTCCATTGCCTCGTCGGTTCAGTTTGTTGAAATGTATGTGAGAAAGTTTTTTCCGATCCTGTACAAGTCCTTTGGTGTTTTTCTTCCGCTGATCACCACCAACTGCGCCATTCTCTTTGCCTGTCTGACCATTATGAGCAATGTTGTCGGCGTTGAAAACCCGGCGGATGCCTGGGACCTGTGGCATTCCCTTACCCTTGCTTTTTTTGGCGGGGTCGGCTTTACCATTGCCATTGTGATCATGTCCGGCATCAGGGAAGACCTTGAACTCTGTGACATTCCAGAGCCCTTTAAGGGTGCCGCCATCACCTTGGTGGTTGGTGGAATTCTGGCCCTATCCTTCATGGGATTTACCGGCGTTGATTCAGGCTTGAGAAAGGCCATGACCCCGGCCCAGGAGACGGCCATGGTGCTTCCCCTGGAGCCTGCCCAAACGGCTATGATTGAATTCAACCAGGGAGGAATGGATCAATGA
- a CDS encoding acetyl-CoA hydrolase/transferase family protein, with protein sequence MLSSGDRSSHDQDNCYYIPFIYNEGPGHYSGNLKTDVCMLQTTPMDIHGRFNFGIANSFQRAIINNAKTVIVEINTSLPTCLGGMNESVHISDVDYVVETDNEPIMTMASPMITGVDRKVARLIVEEIRSGACIQLGIGSLPNAVGAMIAQSDLTDLGVHTEMLADSYLEMFEAGKITNHKKALDTGKFVYTFALGSQRLYDFIDNNPGCASCSVDYTNSLRNISANDNVISINNAIEVDLYGQVSSESAGYRQITGTGGQFDFAYGAYHSKGGKSFICLSSTIIDNTGKLQSRIRPVFDPGSIVTLPRTITHYVVTEYGRVCLKGKSTWERAEALISIAHPAFRDELIKAAEHMKIWNKGNSENKICTAA encoded by the coding sequence ATCTTATCAAGCGGAGATCGCAGTAGCCACGATCAGGATAACTGCTATTACATTCCCTTTATCTATAATGAAGGGCCAGGCCACTATTCTGGAAATCTTAAGACCGATGTCTGCATGCTTCAGACGACTCCCATGGATATACATGGCAGGTTTAATTTCGGGATTGCCAATTCTTTTCAACGGGCAATTATCAACAATGCTAAAACTGTCATCGTGGAGATAAACACCTCCCTGCCCACCTGTCTTGGTGGCATGAACGAATCTGTCCACATTTCAGATGTCGATTATGTGGTTGAAACAGACAATGAACCGATCATGACCATGGCGTCACCAATGATCACAGGGGTGGATAGAAAAGTTGCAAGGTTGATCGTTGAGGAAATTCGAAGCGGAGCATGTATTCAGCTGGGCATCGGCAGCTTGCCAAATGCAGTTGGCGCAATGATCGCACAGTCGGATCTGACAGATCTCGGGGTTCACACGGAAATGCTGGCCGATTCCTATCTTGAGATGTTTGAAGCCGGCAAGATCACCAACCACAAAAAGGCTCTGGATACGGGGAAATTTGTATACACCTTTGCCCTGGGCAGCCAGCGGCTCTACGACTTCATCGACAACAATCCTGGCTGTGCAAGCTGTTCCGTTGACTACACCAACAGCCTGCGCAATATTTCGGCCAACGACAATGTGATTTCCATCAACAATGCCATTGAGGTGGATCTTTACGGACAGGTATCGTCTGAATCTGCCGGATACAGGCAGATTACGGGGACCGGCGGACAATTTGACTTTGCCTATGGTGCCTACCATTCCAAGGGCGGTAAATCCTTTATTTGTCTTTCTTCCACCATCATAGACAATACAGGAAAACTTCAATCACGAATCCGCCCTGTATTTGATCCCGGCAGCATTGTCACACTGCCAAGAACCATTACCCACTATGTGGTCACGGAATACGGCAGGGTCTGCCTAAAGGGAAAATCCACCTGGGAAAGGGCCGAAGCCCTGATCAGCATTGCCCACCCCGCTTTCAGGGATGAGCTGATCAAAGCGGCTGAACATATGAAAATCTGGAACAAGGGAAACAGCGAAAATAAAATCTGTACAGCCGCCTGA
- a CDS encoding FMN-binding protein: protein MKSFFQTNLGQAWLVLLLALIFGSSLAGVQAALGPRIEDNKLKETLEKVPVVILGQTAADDLAAKGEPLTITPNTVSIDKNGITKFYTLYRADYADGTTAGWVAKSSGQGYADKIELLVGMDGNAQKVTGLFILDQKETPGLGNRIVEDEWRAQFSGLSTDTPFKVVKIGKGGVNEIDAISGATISSRSVTKLVNQAVSDLKPQVAQLKTSGKKGEK from the coding sequence ATGAAATCTTTTTTTCAAACCAACCTTGGCCAGGCATGGCTTGTACTGCTTCTGGCCCTGATCTTTGGCTCTTCCCTTGCCGGGGTCCAGGCGGCCCTTGGTCCCCGGATTGAAGACAATAAACTCAAAGAAACCCTGGAAAAAGTCCCGGTGGTGATCCTTGGTCAGACGGCTGCTGACGATCTTGCAGCCAAGGGTGAACCCCTTACCATCACACCCAACACCGTTTCCATTGACAAAAACGGGATAACAAAATTCTACACCCTGTACCGGGCCGATTATGCCGACGGCACCACGGCAGGCTGGGTGGCAAAATCCTCAGGCCAGGGCTATGCTGACAAAATCGAACTGCTTGTCGGCATGGACGGGAATGCCCAGAAAGTCACCGGGCTTTTTATTCTTGACCAGAAAGAAACCCCGGGGCTTGGCAACAGGATCGTTGAGGATGAATGGCGGGCTCAGTTCAGTGGTCTGTCCACGGATACACCTTTTAAGGTGGTCAAGATCGGTAAGGGCGGAGTCAACGAGATTGATGCCATTTCCGGTGCCACCATTTCTTCAAGAAGCGTGACAAAATTAGTAAATCAGGCGGTTTCAGACCTGAAACCCCAGGTGGCTCAACTTAAAACTTCCGGAAAAAAGGGGGAGAAATAA
- the rsxC gene encoding electron transport complex subunit RsxC, with the protein MERLEIMGIFGSKEFPGTGSFPHGIHPPGNKFYSAGAQVEVITVPDKVVLPLLQHIGAPCEPVVKPRQTVACGEMVGEGQAFVSASLHTPVAGKVKKIGVVTLPNGRHLPAIEIKTEGEQQPCNELWEEMTSTDWSLSTIPDYSPDEIARLIHAAGIVGLGGAAFPTHVKVMPNDKRLIDSLLVNGCECEPYLTCDYRLMKEAPHAIVAGALLAGRAVSAKEIFICIEDNKPEAIEALELATRNTVVQVAVVRTKYPQGSEKQLVKAVLNLDVPLGGLPSDVGVALSNVGTMAAVARAVIKKGPLTHRIVSVTGGGIVTPKNIFTPIGISMGELIDFCGGLTEDAARIIAGGPMMGFAFSDLTTPVTKGTSGITILTHAETASGEETACVRCGRCVEACPMNLVPTRLAMAARYKNTALARQYNINACFECGSCTYVCPANIKLVQLIRTGKAQVAAAMKR; encoded by the coding sequence GTGGAGCGATTAGAAATTATGGGTATTTTCGGTTCAAAAGAATTTCCTGGAACGGGAAGCTTTCCCCATGGAATTCATCCCCCGGGGAATAAATTTTATTCTGCTGGAGCTCAGGTCGAAGTCATAACCGTTCCAGACAAGGTAGTACTTCCGCTGTTACAGCACATTGGCGCCCCGTGTGAGCCCGTGGTTAAACCACGGCAAACCGTAGCCTGTGGAGAGATGGTGGGTGAAGGACAGGCCTTTGTTTCAGCCTCCCTTCACACGCCTGTTGCAGGCAAGGTTAAAAAGATAGGCGTGGTAACCCTTCCCAACGGCCGCCATCTTCCGGCCATTGAAATCAAAACCGAAGGCGAACAGCAACCCTGTAATGAACTCTGGGAAGAGATGACCAGCACAGACTGGTCACTTTCCACCATCCCTGACTACTCCCCCGACGAAATTGCACGTCTGATCCATGCTGCCGGTATTGTCGGCCTGGGAGGCGCTGCCTTTCCCACCCACGTCAAGGTGATGCCCAATGACAAACGGCTCATTGACTCCCTCCTTGTGAACGGGTGCGAGTGTGAGCCCTACCTCACCTGTGATTACCGTCTCATGAAAGAGGCTCCCCACGCCATTGTGGCAGGTGCCCTGCTGGCGGGTAGAGCCGTTTCTGCAAAGGAAATCTTTATCTGCATTGAGGACAACAAGCCAGAGGCCATCGAAGCCCTGGAGCTTGCCACCCGTAACACCGTTGTCCAGGTGGCCGTTGTCCGGACAAAATACCCCCAGGGCAGTGAAAAGCAGCTTGTAAAGGCAGTTCTGAATCTTGACGTTCCCCTTGGGGGACTGCCGTCGGATGTGGGTGTTGCCCTGAGTAACGTGGGCACCATGGCTGCGGTTGCAAGGGCTGTCATAAAAAAAGGCCCGTTGACCCACAGGATTGTTAGCGTCACCGGCGGTGGCATTGTCACCCCGAAAAACATCTTTACACCCATCGGGATCTCCATGGGTGAACTCATTGACTTTTGCGGCGGCCTGACCGAGGATGCGGCAAGAATCATTGCCGGGGGCCCCATGATGGGGTTTGCCTTTTCAGATCTGACAACCCCCGTGACAAAGGGAACCAGCGGCATAACCATTCTCACCCATGCCGAGACTGCAAGTGGAGAGGAGACGGCCTGTGTACGCTGTGGACGATGCGTTGAAGCCTGCCCCATGAATCTTGTCCCCACCCGGCTTGCCATGGCGGCCCGCTACAAGAATACAGCCCTTGCCCGCCAGTATAACATTAATGCCTGTTTTGAATGCGGCAGTTGCACCTATGTCTGTCCCGCCAACATCAAGCTTGTTCAGTTGATTCGCACGGGAAAGGCCCAGGTGGCGGCAGCCATGAAAAGATAA
- the rsxE gene encoding electron transport complex subunit RsxE, protein MADQPTASERFLQGILPENPVYRQLLGLCPTLAVTNGMKPAITMAVSVAFVLVCANVVISLIRNLLKPHLRIVIFTLTIATFVTIADRVLAAYLYQMSKTLGPYIPLIIVNCIIICRCEVCASKQSPFIAASDALGQAIGFGLALSSIAAVREILGTGGLFGIQLLPAAWPDWVIMVLPPGAFITLGLLLGFVNWLGMRKSGGSI, encoded by the coding sequence ATGGCAGATCAACCCACCGCCTCCGAGCGGTTCCTGCAGGGTATCCTGCCGGAGAACCCCGTGTACCGCCAACTCCTGGGACTGTGTCCTACCCTGGCCGTTACCAATGGAATGAAACCGGCCATCACAATGGCCGTTTCTGTGGCCTTTGTACTTGTGTGCGCTAACGTGGTCATCAGTCTCATCCGGAACCTTTTAAAACCCCATTTGAGAATCGTTATTTTTACCCTGACCATTGCCACCTTTGTGACCATTGCCGACAGGGTACTTGCCGCCTATCTCTACCAGATGAGCAAAACCCTGGGGCCCTATATCCCCCTGATCATTGTAAACTGCATCATCATCTGCCGCTGCGAGGTGTGCGCCTCCAAACAGTCACCGTTCATTGCAGCATCGGACGCCCTGGGCCAGGCCATTGGATTTGGTCTTGCCCTTTCAAGCATTGCAGCAGTAAGGGAAATCCTCGGAACCGGCGGTCTGTTCGGCATCCAGCTTCTGCCGGCAGCCTGGCCTGACTGGGTCATCATGGTACTGCCTCCCGGGGCCTTTATCACCCTGGGACTGCTCCTTGGGTTTGTGAACTGGCTTGGCATGCGTAAATCTGGAGGAAGCATATGA
- a CDS encoding RnfABCDGE type electron transport complex subunit D encodes MSNLSETAEKVAQGPTLNVAPSPHVADTSFTTRRMMTDVLIGLTPLVAMSVFMFRWLAVQQIAVCVVACLASEAVFVSMRGKKITLNDCSAAVTGLILALSLPATAPWYVGCLASVVAMGIGKIIFGGLGMNIFNPAMVGRAFVMIAFASLMGAGAYENPASAIDAISQATPLTALKGSGISTSIFNLFFGFTNGSLGETSALAALIGGIFLCIRRTASWEIPVGVIACVALLAGLADLSAGANGHLLLHHLFGGALLFGAFFIATDPVSSPLTPRGKFIFGAGVGAFIMIIRLFSGYPEGVMFAILLMNAVTPLINRWTIPRPMGDA; translated from the coding sequence TTGTCAAATTTAAGTGAAACAGCGGAAAAGGTGGCCCAGGGACCTACCCTTAATGTGGCCCCCTCGCCCCACGTGGCTGACACGTCCTTTACCACCCGACGGATGATGACCGATGTGCTCATCGGGCTGACCCCCCTTGTGGCAATGTCCGTGTTCATGTTCAGGTGGCTGGCGGTCCAGCAGATTGCCGTCTGTGTTGTTGCCTGCCTTGCGTCCGAGGCGGTCTTTGTCTCCATGCGCGGGAAAAAAATTACCCTCAATGATTGTTCGGCTGCAGTCACCGGGCTGATCCTGGCCCTTTCCCTTCCTGCCACGGCCCCCTGGTATGTGGGCTGCCTTGCCTCGGTGGTTGCCATGGGCATCGGCAAAATCATTTTTGGCGGACTGGGCATGAACATTTTTAACCCTGCCATGGTCGGACGTGCCTTTGTCATGATCGCCTTTGCAAGCCTCATGGGGGCCGGTGCCTATGAGAACCCGGCATCTGCCATTGACGCCATATCCCAGGCAACCCCACTGACCGCCCTCAAGGGCAGCGGCATTTCCACCTCGATTTTTAATCTGTTTTTCGGGTTCACCAACGGCTCCCTTGGAGAGACCAGCGCCCTGGCCGCCCTCATCGGCGGTATCTTTTTATGCATAAGGCGCACTGCTTCCTGGGAAATTCCGGTGGGAGTCATTGCCTGTGTGGCCCTGCTTGCCGGCCTTGCAGACCTTTCAGCTGGAGCCAACGGACACCTGCTCCTTCACCACCTCTTTGGTGGTGCACTTTTGTTTGGCGCTTTTTTCATTGCAACGGATCCGGTCTCTTCTCCACTAACCCCCAGGGGTAAGTTTATTTTTGGTGCAGGTGTTGGCGCATTTATCATGATCATCCGGCTGTTCAGCGGATATCCAGAGGGTGTGATGTTTGCCATTCTCCTCATGAACGCCGTGACCCCCCTCATTAACCGATGGACCATACCTCGCCCCATGGGAGACGCCTGA
- a CDS encoding universal stress protein: protein MGQTKFKILLAYDGSELALDAARYVGMVFPPDKTEVVAFHVETKIPRSFWEMEKDLDFRFKTPEIRASMTERYKLVKECMEKARKILEGYGYPPESIETKIHTKEQGVVRDIVEESRQGYDAVVVGRKGFSRLKDILLGTVPMKLLGKIKSIPLIVVGGIPKHKNVLIAFDGTREVVEAVRRMSRLISNRGYQLLLCHASKNSADMDKPLSLKNDQFFKQSVECLTSAGFTEGQLTCELISSEGDLTENIVNRAREGGYESILVGRRNLTFLKQFFHGRVGDKIFQAAGNQVVWVVQ from the coding sequence ATGGGACAAACAAAATTTAAAATACTGCTGGCCTATGACGGTTCTGAACTTGCTCTGGATGCGGCTCGATACGTGGGTATGGTGTTTCCTCCTGACAAAACAGAGGTGGTTGCCTTTCACGTGGAGACCAAAATCCCCCGTTCGTTCTGGGAAATGGAAAAAGATCTGGATTTCAGGTTTAAAACCCCTGAAATAAGGGCAAGCATGACAGAGCGGTACAAGCTGGTAAAAGAGTGCATGGAAAAGGCCAGAAAAATCCTGGAGGGGTATGGCTATCCTCCAGAATCCATTGAAACAAAGATACACACCAAAGAGCAGGGGGTGGTGCGCGATATTGTTGAGGAGTCCCGTCAGGGATACGATGCCGTGGTGGTGGGTCGTAAGGGGTTTTCAAGGCTCAAGGATATCCTGCTTGGAACCGTGCCCATGAAACTTCTTGGAAAGATTAAAAGCATCCCTCTGATCGTTGTGGGCGGAATTCCCAAACATAAAAATGTGCTCATCGCCTTTGACGGAACCCGCGAGGTGGTTGAGGCTGTTCGCAGGATGAGTCGTCTCATCAGCAATAGAGGATATCAACTCCTACTCTGCCACGCCTCAAAAAACTCCGCTGATATGGACAAGCCCCTATCCCTGAAAAACGACCAGTTTTTCAAGCAGTCTGTGGAGTGTCTCACAAGTGCCGGTTTTACAGAAGGTCAACTGACCTGTGAACTCATTTCAAGCGAAGGGGACCTCACGGAAAACATTGTGAACAGGGCACGGGAGGGCGGATATGAAAGCATTCTTGTTGGACGACGCAACCTGACCTTCTTAAAACAGTTTTTCCATGGCAGGGTCGGCGACAAAATTTTCCAGGCCGCAGGGAACCAGGTCGTCTGGGTCGTGCAGTAG
- a CDS encoding acetyl-CoA hydrolase/transferase produces MGHSSPIIEQYQRKLVSAEKAARIVKPGDWVDYGAFCAAPRTLDKALADRVDELENVNIRAVAFPGKAAVALAGRTNKKLIYNNWHFSSGC; encoded by the coding sequence ATGGGTCATTCATCGCCGATAATAGAACAATATCAGAGAAAATTAGTCTCAGCAGAAAAAGCTGCTAGAATTGTAAAGCCTGGAGATTGGGTTGACTATGGCGCCTTTTGTGCAGCCCCGAGAACCCTTGACAAAGCCCTGGCCGATCGGGTGGATGAACTTGAAAATGTTAACATCAGGGCCGTTGCCTTTCCCGGAAAGGCTGCCGTGGCCCTTGCAGGAAGAACGAACAAAAAACTGATCTACAACAACTGGCATTTCAGCAGCGGATGTTAA
- a CDS encoding integrase, whose translation MDTDNLKVIPNLTLDDRFNLLLHKKIMNKKGSAKRASKKYYKDQYQKTGIIPGPLLLVEKKVMEGRKCSGRPRSFSEQVRRRFIEMVKESCDPSSQQFIFITHKARTIKNYHHWLEKEFKKRISIHALRHCVYRENLKSYLNKPDFEDDVPVQNSFKPEPVFDLIQMDGCVFRYFKIRNDKGHWQKPQVIEFYDTGSRYMFILDAYFSESSWNSVNLFTKFLLARPFPQKKIRIRPDNAKGFLNLKRPINDLNLKHSTPNGFYMEPDFSRIHAPKDKAHLESSHRSLHNFEIRIIKAFEKRIVKTEPGYIFKKGKQEKITVTLLDINLDELKTSSLMEEYRHEHNCTRHYFSEKGKVNAWVPDKKLTDFFETFTSTLTFCPDQVKEHMKYGFRKTKATVSKQKTIRFENQDYYVTMGADKFSSHKSTPVQISRYNDKLFLFEPREDGIFWGEALARKPFEKPLKVLTILPEKNELDQIIDFLEHNSMVVDRPLLIKNYEKGLSMPMAKQILQHNQKRYTTYIKKMQQPTNIKGAVLFNAFILDCESHYRRIHVAPYAFSGEI comes from the coding sequence ATGGACACGGATAACCTGAAGGTCATACCTAATCTGACGCTTGATGACCGTTTCAATCTTCTGCTCCATAAAAAGATCATGAACAAAAAAGGCTCAGCCAAACGAGCAAGTAAAAAATATTACAAAGATCAATATCAAAAAACCGGCATTATTCCGGGGCCACTCCTACTTGTGGAAAAGAAAGTCATGGAAGGCCGCAAATGCAGTGGACGTCCCCGCTCTTTCTCCGAACAGGTCCGCAGACGTTTTATAGAAATGGTAAAAGAGTCGTGTGATCCATCAAGCCAACAGTTCATCTTTATTACCCATAAGGCAAGAACCATTAAAAATTATCACCACTGGCTTGAAAAAGAGTTCAAAAAGAGGATCTCCATCCATGCCCTCAGGCACTGTGTCTACCGTGAAAACCTCAAATCATATTTAAACAAACCAGATTTCGAGGACGATGTCCCGGTCCAAAACAGTTTTAAACCAGAGCCGGTGTTTGACCTGATTCAGATGGATGGCTGTGTTTTTAGATATTTTAAGATCAGAAACGACAAGGGTCATTGGCAAAAGCCCCAAGTCATAGAATTTTATGATACGGGCTCTCGTTATATGTTTATCCTGGATGCGTATTTTTCCGAAAGCAGTTGGAACTCCGTGAACCTGTTCACCAAATTTTTACTGGCCAGGCCATTTCCCCAAAAGAAGATTCGTATCCGGCCCGATAATGCCAAGGGTTTTTTGAATCTTAAGCGCCCCATCAACGACTTGAATTTGAAACATTCCACCCCGAACGGGTTTTATATGGAACCTGATTTCTCAAGGATACATGCTCCCAAGGATAAGGCCCACCTGGAATCATCCCACCGCAGCCTTCATAATTTTGAAATCCGAATCATCAAAGCGTTTGAAAAAAGGATCGTAAAGACAGAGCCCGGGTATATCTTCAAAAAAGGAAAACAAGAAAAAATCACCGTTACCCTCCTTGACATAAATTTGGATGAGTTAAAAACAAGCTCACTTATGGAGGAATATCGCCATGAACACAACTGCACACGCCACTATTTCTCTGAAAAAGGAAAAGTCAATGCCTGGGTGCCGGATAAAAAGCTTACAGACTTTTTTGAAACATTTACCAGCACACTGACCTTTTGTCCTGATCAGGTTAAGGAGCACATGAAATATGGATTTAGGAAAACAAAAGCCACGGTATCAAAGCAGAAGACCATCAGATTTGAAAATCAGGATTACTATGTGACCATGGGTGCAGACAAGTTCAGCTCCCATAAAAGTACACCCGTTCAGATATCCAGATACAATGACAAGCTTTTCCTTTTTGAGCCCAGGGAGGATGGTATTTTTTGGGGAGAAGCCCTTGCCCGGAAGCCCTTTGAAAAGCCGTTAAAAGTATTGACCATATTGCCGGAAAAAAATGAACTGGACCAGATCATCGACTTTTTGGAGCACAACAGCATGGTCGTCGATCGACCCCTCCTGATCAAAAATTATGAAAAAGGTCTTTCCATGCCCATGGCAAAGCAAATCCTTCAGCATAACCAGAAAAGATACACCACCTATATAAAAAAGATGCAGCAACCCACGAATATAAAAGGGGCAGTGCTGTTCAATGCTTTTATTCTCGATTGTGAAAGCCATTATCGAAGAATCCATGTGGCACCGTATGCGTTTTCTGGAGAAATATGA
- a CDS encoding ATP-binding protein, whose protein sequence is MKRKEDFINDKRRISYLGATYNRIYRRQSVLIEGDYGVGKTRFLKLLQPKKLHAVWVESLFNIHETLASILKKLNYDTIATYRRTPQYLEMICSLSNCFILIDEANDLDPRVWPYLKRVIDAGVPIVFAGLPKVRTFLTREHPDILSRLKTLILYPIVVEDFIVEYKDIEQEAIEQIYMTTKGDMRKFREICTDCRDRAKELKYTFVDINLALEFLSDLPPQ, encoded by the coding sequence ATGAAACGAAAAGAAGATTTTATAAATGACAAACGCCGCATTTCTTATCTGGGGGCCACATATAACCGAATCTATCGTAGGCAGAGCGTCTTGATCGAGGGTGATTATGGCGTGGGTAAAACCCGTTTCTTGAAATTGCTGCAACCGAAAAAACTTCATGCCGTCTGGGTGGAGTCACTGTTCAACATACATGAAACCCTGGCATCGATTTTAAAGAAGCTAAATTACGACACAATCGCCACCTACCGGCGAACCCCTCAATATTTGGAAATGATATGCAGTCTGTCCAACTGCTTTATTTTAATCGACGAGGCAAACGATCTTGATCCCCGGGTCTGGCCCTACCTCAAAAGGGTTATCGATGCCGGTGTTCCCATTGTATTTGCAGGATTACCAAAGGTGAGGACCTTTTTAACCCGCGAGCATCCAGACATCCTCAGCCGCTTGAAAACGCTTATTCTATACCCGATTGTGGTAGAAGATTTCATTGTCGAGTACAAGGATATTGAACAGGAGGCCATTGAACAGATTTATATGACGACCAAAGGCGATATGAGAAAATTCAGAGAAATTTGTACAGACTGCAGGGACAGAGCAAAGGAGTTGAAATACACCTTTGTTGACATCAATCTTGCCTTGGAATTTCTCTCTGATCTTCCTCCTCAATAA
- a CDS encoding RnfABCDGE type electron transport complex subunit B, protein MIEITIGIAAGTMLGMAVIMSYILGWANKKFHVEVDARVEAVIETLPGANCGGCGYLGCSEYAVAIVTDNAPVNKCPVGGEACALAVGAIMGVEVGETIPHRAVVHCGATLEDRLGRTEYKGERRCAAATLVAGVQGCTFGCLGFGDCVEACKYDAIHVEDGLAVVNYDHCIGCGACVKACPRSIITMADFHEPEIPMVLCSNRDKGKDVTQVCNKGCIGCKACVKVSELFTMNKDLAVADHDAFRKELADNALEAVEKCPKKCIGFIGKKAV, encoded by the coding sequence ATGATTGAAATAACCATAGGTATTGCCGCCGGAACCATGCTCGGCATGGCGGTGATCATGTCATACATCCTTGGCTGGGCAAACAAGAAGTTCCATGTTGAGGTGGATGCAAGGGTTGAGGCTGTTATTGAGACCCTTCCCGGTGCCAACTGTGGCGGGTGCGGATATCTGGGTTGCAGCGAATATGCCGTAGCCATTGTAACGGACAATGCACCGGTGAACAAATGTCCCGTTGGTGGTGAAGCCTGTGCCCTTGCTGTTGGAGCAATTATGGGCGTTGAGGTGGGTGAAACCATCCCCCACCGGGCCGTTGTCCACTGCGGTGCCACCCTTGAAGATAGACTGGGCAGAACCGAGTACAAGGGTGAACGCCGATGTGCAGCAGCCACCCTTGTGGCAGGGGTGCAGGGATGCACCTTTGGCTGCCTCGGTTTTGGAGACTGTGTGGAGGCGTGCAAGTACGACGCTATTCATGTTGAGGACGGCCTTGCAGTTGTGAACTATGATCACTGCATCGGTTGTGGCGCCTGTGTCAAGGCCTGCCCCAGATCGATCATTACCATGGCCGATTTCCATGAACCTGAAATCCCCATGGTTCTTTGTTCCAACCGGGACAAGGGAAAGGATGTGACCCAGGTATGCAATAAGGGTTGCATCGGATGTAAGGCCTGTGTGAAAGTGTCGGAGCTGTTTACCATGAACAAGGATCTTGCCGTTGCAGACCATGACGCCTTTCGCAAGGAGCTTGCGGATAATGCCCTTGAAGCTGTTGAAAAATGTCCCAAAAAGTGCATCGGATTTATCGGGAAAAAAGCCGTATGA
- a CDS encoding CHC2 zinc finger domain-containing protein, whose protein sequence is MPKKFSSQELFELRNFIPVEMLIREQLEMPSKISEGFFRFLCPICNEFQTAINPATNLARCFRCEKNFNTIDLVMTVQRIGFKESVLFLKRLMVKVPNQNKDARQGLQNFIGGIGQTMPGGLG, encoded by the coding sequence ATGCCAAAAAAATTTTCATCCCAAGAGTTGTTTGAATTAAGAAATTTTATCCCTGTGGAGATGTTGATAAGGGAGCAACTGGAAATGCCATCAAAAATCAGTGAAGGCTTTTTCCGTTTTCTGTGCCCGATCTGTAATGAATTCCAGACAGCCATAAACCCAGCCACCAACCTGGCCCGGTGCTTTCGATGTGAAAAAAACTTCAACACCATCGATCTTGTGATGACTGTTCAGAGAATCGGGTTTAAAGAGAGCGTTCTGTTCTTAAAACGCCTGATGGTCAAAGTTCCGAATCAGAACAAAGATGCCAGACAGGGGTTGCAAAATTTTATCGGAGGCATCGGCCAGACCATGCCGGGAGGATTAGGATAA